In Bubalus bubalis isolate 160015118507 breed Murrah chromosome 3, NDDB_SH_1, whole genome shotgun sequence, a genomic segment contains:
- the LOC102393818 gene encoding interferon alpha-H-like, with product MAPAWSLLPALLLLSCNAICSLGCHLPHTHNLANRRVLTLLRQLRRVSPSSCLQDRNDFAFPQEALGGSQLQKAQAISVLHEVTQNTFQLFSTEGLATTWDQSLLDKLRAALDQQLTDLQACLRQEEGLRGAPLLKEDASLAVRKYFHRLTLYLQEKRHSPCAWEVVRAQVMRAFSSSTNLQERFRRKD from the coding sequence ATGGCCCCAGCCTGGTCCTTACTCCCggccctgctgctgctcagcTGCAATGCCATCTGCTCTCTGGGCTGCCATCTGCCTCACACCCACAACCTGGCCAACAGGAGGGTCCTGACACTCCTGCGACAACTGAGGAgggtctccccttcctcctgcctgcagGACAGAAATGACTTCGCATTCCCCCAGGAGGCGCTGGGTGGCAGCCAGTTGCAGAAGGCTCAGGCCATCTCTGTGCTCCACGAGGTGACCCAGAACACCTTCCAGCTCTTCAGCACAGAGGGCTTGGCCACCACGTGGGACCAGAGCCTCCTGGACAAGCTCCGCGCTGCACTGGATCAGCAGCTCACTGACCTGCAAGCCTgtctgaggcaggaggaggggctgcgAGGGGCTCCCCTGCTCAAGGAGGACGCCAGCCTGGCTGTGAGGAAATACTTCCACAGACTCACTCTCTATCTGCAAGAGAAGAGACACAGCCCTTGTGCCTGGGAGGTTGTCAGAGCACAAGTCATGAGAGCCTTCTCTTCCTCAACAAACTTGCAGGAGAGATTCAGGAGAAAGGACTGA
- the LOC102413467 gene encoding interferon omega-1-like gives MAFMLSLLMALVLVSYGPGGSLGCDLSQNHVLVGRKNLRLLGQMRRLSPRFCLQDRKDFAFPQEMVEGGQLQEAQAISVLHEMLQQTFNLFHTEHSSAAWDTTLLEQLRTGLHQQLDDLDACLGQVMGEEDSALGRTGPTLAVKRYFHGIHVYLKEKEYSDCAWEIVRLEIMRSLSSSTSLQERLRMMDGDLNSP, from the coding sequence ATGGCCTTCATGCTCTCTCTACTGATGGCCCTGGTGCTGGTCAGCTATGGCCCGGGAGGATCCCTGGGCTGTGACCTGTCTCAGAACCATGTGCTGGTTGGCAGGAAGAACCTCAGGCTCCTGGGCCAAATGAGGAGACTGTCCCCTCGCTTCTGTCTGCAGGACAGAAAAGACTTCGCTTtcccccaggagatggtggagggcgGCCAGCTCCAGGAGGCCCAGGCCATCTCTGTGCTCCACGAGATGCTCCAGCAGACCTTCAACCTCTTCCACACAGAGCATTCCTCTGCTGCCTGGGACACCACCCTCCTGGAGCAGCTCCGCACTGGACTCCATCAGCAGCTGGATGACCTGGACGCCTGCCTGGGGCAGGTGATGGGAGAGGAAGACTCTGCCCTGGGAAGGACGGGCCCCACACTGGCCGTGAAGAGATACTTCCATGGAATCCATGTCTAcctgaaagagaaggaatacaGCGACTGCGCCTGGGAAATCGTCAGACTGGAAATCATGAGATCCTTGTCTTCATCAACCAGCTTGCAAGAAAGGTTAAGAATGATGGATGGAGACCTGAACTCACCTTGA
- the LOC112583547 gene encoding interferon omega-1-like, with product MAFVLSLLMALVLVSYGPGGSLGCDLSRNHVLVGRKNLRLLGQMRRLSPHFCLQDRKDFALPQEMVEGGQLHEAQAFSVLHEMLQQTFNLFHTERSSAAWDTTLLEQLRTGLHQQLDDLDACLGQVTGEEDSALGRMGPTLAVKRYFQGIHVYLKEKEYSDCAWEIVRMETMRSLSSSTNLQERLRMTDGDQN from the coding sequence ATGGCCTTCGTGCTCTCTCTACTGATGGCCCTGGTGCTGGTCAGCTACGGCCCGGGAGGTTCCCTGGGCTGTGACCTGTCTCGGAACCATGTGCTGGTTGGCAGGAAGAACCTCAGGCTCCTGGGCCAAATGAGGAGACTCTCCCCTCACTTCTGTCTGCAGGACAGAAAAGATTTCGCTTtgccccaggagatggtggagggcgGCCAGCTCCACGAGGCGCAGGCCTTCTCTGTGCTCCATGAGATGCTCCAGCAGACCTTCAACCTCTTCCACACAGAGCGCTCCTCTGCTGCCTGGGACACCACCCTCCTGGAGCAGCTCCGCACTGGACTCCATCAGCAGCTGGACGACCTGGACGCCTGCCTGGGGCAGGTGACGGGAGAGGAAGACTCTGCCCTGGGAAGGATGGGCCCCACACTGGCCGTGAAGAGGTATTTCCAGGGCATCCATGTCTAcctgaaagagaaggaatacaGCGACTGCGCCTGGGAAATAGTCAGAATGGAAACCATGAGATCTTTGTCTTCATCAACCAACTTGCAAGAAAGGTTAAGAATGACGGATGGAGACCAGAATTAA